A stretch of Malus sylvestris chromosome 11, drMalSylv7.2, whole genome shotgun sequence DNA encodes these proteins:
- the LOC126591181 gene encoding (R)-mandelonitrile lyase 3-like has product MEKSTIAARLLLLYFFVFCPQLGVHSFATPSNIQDFSYLKFVRNATDLPLQEKYDYIVVGGGTAGCPLAATLSANYSVLLLERGDIPTAYPNVLSNAGILANFMQEDDGKTPAQRFTSEDGVAFVRGRVLGGSSMINVGLYSRADSEFLKKSGIKLDMNLVNNSYEWVENTLVFRPNLSHWQSVVKDALLEAGVRPDNGLTLDHIQGTKITGTIFDDRGRRHGAVELLNKGHPKNLRVAIHAAVERIIFSSKASGLSAKGIIYTDSNGRSHQALIRGKGEVILSAGAIGSPQLLLLSGVGPKSYLSSLKIPVVHPQPYVGQFMRDNPRNYVTILPPSELEPSTAQIAGITSDYYIETVSGLPFSTMAFSLFPNPTIPMTINSTFGHIVTKNPAPLSYGSLKLQSSYDVKVGPIVKFNYFAKKADLSRCVSAVRKMGDLLKTNALKPFKTRDLPGEDGFNLFGPPLPMNQSDVASIETFCRDTVATFWHYHGGCLVGKVVDGDFRVMGIKALRVVDGSVFKSLSPGTNPQATLMMLGRYVGLRLLEERSASKGR; this is encoded by the exons ATGGAGAAATCAACAATTGCTGCTAGATTATTGCTTTTGTACTTTTTTGTCTTCTGCCCTCAATTAGGGGTTCACTCATTCGCCACTCCTTCTAACATTCAAG ATTTTAGCTACTTGAAATTTGTACGTAACGCAACTGATCTACCattgcaagaaaaatatgacTACATTGTGGTTGGAGGGGGCACGGCAGGGTGCCCATTGGCAGCAACTTTATCCGCGAACTACTCCGTGCTCCTCCTAGAAAGGGGAGATATTCCCACAGCATATCCAAACGTGTTGAGTAACGCTGGGATTCTTGCAAATTTCATGCAAGAAGATGACGGTAAGACGCCGGCCCAGAGGTTCACATCAGAAGATGGTGTAGCTTTTGTAAGAGGACGGGTCCTGGGCGGGTCAAGTATGATCAATGTTGGTCTTTACTCAAGAGCCGACAGTGAATTCCTCAAGAAATCAGGAATTAAATTGGACATGAACTTAGTCAATAATTCATATGAATGGGTGGAAAACACTCTAGTATTCCGCCCGAATTTATCACACTGGCAATCTGTTGTGAAAGATGCACTGTTAGAAGCTGGTGTTCGTCCAGACAATGGACTTACTTTGGATCACATTCAGGGAACTAAAATCACGGGTACGATCTTTGACGATCGTGGAAGAAGACATGGTGCTGTGGAACTGCTTAATAAAGGACATCCAAAAAATCTGAGAGTTGCAATTCATGCCGCAGTAGAGAGGATCATTTTCTCTTCCAAGGCATCAG GTTTGTCAGCTAAAGGAATCATATACACTGATTCTAACGGGAGGTCTCATCAGGCATTGATACGTGGTAAAGGTGAGGTTATATTGAGTGCAGGGGCAATTGGGAGTCCTCAACTTCTGCTACTTAGTGGTGTTGGCCCGAAGTCCTACCTTTCATCTCTTAAAATCCCAGTTGTTCACCCACAACCTTACGTTGGGCAGTTTATGCGTGACAATCCTCGTAATTACGTTACCATTTTGCCCCCATCTGAACTAGAACCTTCCACTGCACAGATTGCTGGTATCACAAGTGATTACTATATAGAGACCGTCTCCGGCTTGCCATTTTCTACTATGGCCTTTAGTCTTTTCCCTAATCCAACTATTCCCATGACGATAAATTCAACTTTCGGGCACATTGTTACCAAAAATCCAGCACCCTTGTCCTATGGTTCTCTTAAACTGCAATCATCCTATGATGTCAAAGTCGGCCCAATTGTCAAATTCAACTACTTTGCAAAGAAGGCAGACCTTTCTCGTTGTGTTAGTGCTGTGAGGAAAATGGGTGATTTATTAAAAACAAACGCATTGAAACCATTTAAGACTCGAGATTTGCCAGGCGAAGATGGTTTTAACCTTTTTGGACCGCCTTTACCAATGAACCAGTCAGATGTTGCATCCATTGAAACATTCTGTCGAGATACAGTAGCCACATTTTGGCACTACCATGGTGGATGCCTCGTCGGAAAGGTAGTTGATGGAGATTTCCGGGTCATGGGGATCAAGGCATTACGTGTTGTTGATGGATCTGTGTTCAAAAGTTTATCACCAGGGACCAATCCTCAAGCCACTCTTATGATGTTAGGCAG GTATGTTGGCCTTCGATTGCTGGAAGAAAGATCAGCTAGCAAGGGGCGTTGA